GGCAGCGCACCCGTTACAAACGGCGGGCGGCGGGCCGCCCGGGCTGTTTGCCTGAAAGCGTCAGGCGGCGGCGGTGGCCAGGGCCTTGACCTTGGCGGACAGGCGGCTCTTGTCGCGAGCGGCCTTGTTCTTGTGGAAGATGCCCTTGTCGGCAATGGTGTCGAGCACGGACTGGGCCTTGGCGAACAACTCGGTCGCCTTGGTCTTGTCGCCGGCCAGCACGGCCTTCTCGACGTTCTTCACCGCGGTGCGGTACTTGGAGCGCAGCGAGGTGTTGGCTGCGTTCAGCTTGACGCCCTGGCGGGCGCGCTTGCGGCCGGAGGCCAGGCGGGGGTTCTTCTTCTTGGGCTTGGCAGATGCCATGATATGTATTCCTTAAGTGTCTGTGGATGTTGCCAGCAAAGCCCGCCATTATAGCGCAGCAGCCTTTTTTGCAGGCGCGCGGCGGCCGCCGCATACACTTCGCCAGGTGTCCCTGTTCAAAGCTGCTTCCACCGTTTCGCTGCTGACCCTGGCTTCGCGCGTGACGGGCCTGGTGCGCGACCTGCTCATGGCGTCCATCTTTGGCGCCACCGCACTGACCGACGCCTTCAACGTCGCCTTCCGCATCCCCAACCTGTTTCGCCGCCTCTTCGCCGAGGGCGCCTTCAGCCAGGCCTTCGTGCCGGTGCTGGCCGGGCACCGGGCGCAGCACGGCGACCAGGCCACGCGCAGCCTGATCGACGCGGTGGCCACGGCGCTGTTCTGGGTGCTGGTGGCCACCTGCCTGCTGGGCATGTGGGGCGCGCCGGTGCTGGTGTGGCTGCTGGCCAGCGGGCTGCGCCAAAGCGGCGAGGGCTTTGACGCAGCGGTGTTCATGACGCGCTGGATGTTTCCCTACATCGGCTTCATGTCGCTGGTGGCACTGTCTGCCGGTGTGCTCAACACCTGGAGGCGCTTCGCCGTGCCCGCCGCCACGCCCGTGCTGCTCAATGTCTCGATGATCGCCGCCGCCTGGGCGGGCGCGCCGCAGCTGGCCGCGCGCGGCATCGAGCCCATCTACGCCATGGTGGGCGGGGTGATGGCCGGCGGCGCGCTGCAGCTGGCCGTGCAGGTGCCGGCGCTGGCCCGCCTGGGGCTGCTGCCGCGCATCGGCGTGACCTGGGGGCGCGTGCGCGCCGCCTGGGCCGACCCGGGCGTGCGCCGCATCCTGGCGCTGATGGCGCCGGCGGTGCTGGGCGTGGGCGTGGCGCAGCTGTCGCTGATGATCAACACGCAGATCGCCTCGTACCTGACGCCGGGCAGCGTCACCTGGCTGTTCTATGCCGACCGGCTGATGGAGTTCCCCACCTCGCTGCTGGGCGTGGCGCTGGGCGTGGTGCTGACCCCCCAGCTGGCCGCCGCGCGCGCCGCGGGCGACAGCGAGCGCTACAGCCTGATGCTGGACTGGGGGCTGCGCATCGTGGTGCTGCTGGCCGTGCCCTGCGCCGTGGGGCTGCTGCTGTTCGGGCTGCCGCTGGTGGCCACGCTGTTTCACCACGGCGCTCTGGGCGCCAACGACGTGCGCCAGATCACCGTGGCGCTGGCCGGCTACGGGGCGGGGCTGCTGGGCCTGGTGGCCATCAAGGTGCTGGCACCGGGCTACTACGCCAGCCAGGACATCCGCACGCCGGTGCGCATTGCCATCGTGGTGCTGATCGCCACGCAGGTCATGAACGTGCTGTTCGTGCCGTGGCTGGCACACGCCGGCCTGGCGCTGTCCATCGGGCTGGGGGCACTGATCAATGCGGGCTGGCTGCTGGCCGGGCTGCTGCACCGCGGCAGCTTCGTGCCGCGCGCGGGCTGGGCGCGGCTGGGCCTGCAGGTGGCAGTCGCCAGCGCACTGCTGGCCGCTTTTTTGTGGTGGGCTGCCGGCCACTTCGACTGGCTGGCGCTGCAGGCGCAGGGCCTGCAGCGCGCCGGGCTGCTGGCGCTGCTGCTGGTGGCCTCGGCGCTGATCTATTTCGGCGCGCTCGCCGCCTCGGGCGTGAAGCTGCGCCAGCTGCTGCGCCGATGACGGACAAACGCCATGCCGCTTGACTATTCCGCCCCCACGCCGCTGCAGTACTTTGCGGCCCTGGTCTCGCTGGAGGACGGCCAGCCCCCGGCCCTGCTCGAAGCGGCGGCCTGCCTGGCGCAGGACGAGCATCCGCAGCTGGATGTACAGCAGGTGCTGGCCGACGTGGATGCGCTGCAGGCCCGCCTGGCCCGGCGCCTGGCGGCCGATGCCGGCGAGCTGCAGCGCCTGCGCTTGCTCAACCATTTCTTTTATGGCGAGCTGGGCTTTGCCGGCAACCCCAACGACTACTACGCGCCCGACAACAGCTATCTGCATGCCGTGCTGCGCACGCGCCGCGGCATTCCCGTCTCGCTGGCCGTGCTGTGGCTGGAGCTGGCCCAGGGCGTGGGCCTGAAGGCCGCCGGGGTGTCCTTCCCCGGGCATTTCCTGGTCAAGGTGCGGGTGCCGGGCGGCCAGGTGGTGCTGGACCCGCTCACCGGCGAGTCGCTGTCGCAGGAGGCGCTGGTCGAGCGCCTGCTGCCCCTGCGCGAGCAGCAGGGCCTGCAGGGCGAGGAGCCGCCGCTGGCGCTGTACTTGCAGCCGGCCTCGGCACGGGACATTTTGGTGCGCATGCTGCGCAACCTGCGCGAGATCCACCGCGCCGGCGGCGACGGCGCGCGGCTGCTGGCCGTGCAGGAGCGCCTGGTGCTGCTGCTGCCTGAAGCCTGGAGCGAGCGGCGCGACCGCGGCCTGGCGCACGCCGAGCTGGGCCATTCGGAGCAGGCCATGCAGGACCTGCAGGCCTATCTGGACAACGCCCGCGGCGCGGCAGACACCGGCGCCGTGGCCGAGCTGGTACGCGCGCTGCGCGGGCGTTAAGCTGAAACAGGGAAGAGGGCGCCCGCTCAGGTCGCCTTGACGGCCAGCACCGGGCAGTCCACGGTCAGCAGGATCTCCTGCGCCATGCTGCCCATCAGCAGCTTGCCCACGGGCGAGCGCTTGCGCAGGCCGATCACCAGCACCGACACCTGCAGCTGGGCCACCATCTCGTCGATTTCGTCAATCGCGCTCTTGCCGCGCACGAACTGCTTGAACTCCGCCTCGATCGGCAGCTTGGCCAGGCGCTCTTCCACGCGCTCGACCTCATAGCCGTTGACGATGCTGGGGTCCTCGCCGCGCCCGCCGGGGCCGGCGTTGACGACCACCAGGCGTTCGTTGCGCCGGGTGGCGATTTCAATGGCCTTGTCCAGCGCGGCTTGGCCTTCGGGGCGGGCAACGTAGGCGACAAGAATGGTCATGCAGAAGTCTCCGGTATCTGTGTACGAGTGAAGGAAAAAGCGGCGGGCGCCCTGCGCCCCGCAGGCAGGATAGCCCAACGGCAGGCCCTTGGCGAGCACGCGCGTGGCGCAGCCGTTACAGGCGGCGCGGTACAGTCGATTGATAGGGAAAACGCCTGTAGGCCGCGCGGGACAAGCGCGAGCAGCTATCCTTACAGGAGCAGCTTCAGACCAGCCGCGCGGCCTGCAGCTCCTTCTTGAGGTAGGCATAGAACAGTGGCGCCGCCACCAGCCCGGCCGGGCCGAACACCGCCTCGGCCACGAACATCACCGACAGCAGCTCCCATACGCCCATGTGCGTGCGCTGGCCCACCACCTTGGCGTTGATCACGTACTCGGCCTTGTGGATCAGGATCAGAAAGCCCAGGCAGGCCACGGCCGCCGCCGGCGACACCGACAGGCCCACCAGCGTGATCACTGCGTTGCACAGCAGGTTGCCCACGATGGGCACCAGCCCGGCCAGGAAAGTGAGCGTGATCAGCGCCGGCGTGTAGGGCAGCCGCAAATCCCACAGCGGCAGCACCGCCAGCAGGAAGATGGCCGTGAGCAGGGTGTTGAACGAGGCGATCCAGAACTGCGCGGCAACGATCTGGCGAAAGGCGTCGCCCATGCGCGCCACGCGCAGCGTCAGCTCCTGCGCCAGCGGGCCGTGGGCCCGGCCGCGCGCGCGCACGGCGGCCAGCGCGCCGATCAGCAGGCCCACGTAGGCATACAGCACGCCGGCAAGCCACACGCGCCCGGCCAGCGCCAGCGTGCCGGCCTTGGCGCCCAGATAGGCGGCAAGCGCGCGCTGGATCTCGGCGGCGCCCTCGGGCAGCTGCGCGGCGATGTCCGGCGGCAGCTTCAGGCGCAGCTCCAGCACCGTGCGGGCCAGAAAGTCCAGCAGCTCGCGGTATTGCGCCGGCGCGGCCAGAAAGTAGCTGCGCGAATGCGACAGCGCCAGCACCAGCAGCAGCAGCGGCGACAGCATGACCAGCGCGGCTGCCAGGCTGCCGGCGTAGCTGCCGCGGCGCATCCAGATCAGCCGCGCCGCCAGCCAGCGCGTGAGCAGGAAGCCCAGGCACACCGTCAGCAGCCCCGGCAGCATGCCGTGCAGCATCACCAGCAGCAGCGTGGCGGCCATCAGCAGGTAGCTAGCGATCTGCACGCCGCGTGAGGGCGGCTTGCGCGGGTGGCTGCCGGCGCTGGCAGAAGGCCGCTCGCGGTAGGCCGGCGGCGTGGGGGTGTCATCCAGCGCCACCAGCCCTCCTGGGGCCGGGTCGCTGGGCGGGCGTGGCCCGTCGGTCATATAGGCGGAAGACGCGCGGTTACGGGGTCAGGCCACGGCCACGGCCGGGCCGTCGCCGCGCTCGGCGATGCGCCCGATGACGTGCACCGTCTCGCCCTGGGCGGCCAGCGCGGCGCGCACGGCGTCGGCCGCCGAAGCGGCCACCACCAGCACCATGCCGATGCCGTTGTTGAAGGTGCGGTTCATCTCGATGTCGTCGATGCCGGCCGTCTGCTGCAGCCAGGCGAACAGCTGGCTTTGCGGCCAGCTGCCGGCCTGCAGGTGCGCGGCCAGTCCCTGGGGCAGCACCCGCGGGATGTTCTCCAGCAGGCCGCCGCCGGTGATGTGGGCCAGCGCCTTGATGCCTGCGCTGCCGTTCTCGCCGTGCGGATGGGCAGCCAGGGCGGCCAGCACGCTTTTGACGTACAGGCGCGTGGGCGCCATGACGGCTTCGCGAAAGGGCTTGCCGTCCAGCGTCTCGGGCAGGCTGCCTGCGGCGCGCTCGATGCACTTGCGCACCAGCGAAAAGCCGTTGGAATGCACGCCGCTGGACGCCAGGCCCAGCACCACGTCGCCGGCCTGCACGGCCGCGCCATTGAGAATCTTGGCCTTTTCGACCACGCCCACGGCAAAGCCGGCCAGGTCGTACTCGCCTTCGGGGTACATGCCCGGCATCTCGGCCGTCTCGCCGCCGATCAGCGCGCAGCCCGACAGCTCGCAGCCGCGGGCAATGCCGCCCACCACGGCGGCTGCCGTGTCCACATCCAGCCTGCCGCAGGCGAAATAGTCCAGAAAGAACAGCGGCTCGGCGCCCTGCACCAGCACGTCGTTCACGCTCATGGCCACCAGGTCGATGCCCACGGTGTCGTGCATGTTCCACTCGAAGGCCAGCTTGAGCTTGGTGCCCACGCCGTCGGTGCCGGAGACCAGCACCGGCTCGGCGTAGCGCTTGGGCACCTCAAACAGTGCGCCAAAGCCGCCGATGCCCGCCATCACGCCTTCGCGCAGCGTCTTCTTGGCCAGCGGCTTGATGCGCTCGACCAGCGCGTCGCCCGCGTCGATGTCAACGCCGGCGTCCTTGTAGGAGATGGGGGTGGAAGTGGTGGTGCTCATGGGGGCAAAAGAGGAAATCCTGCGGGGTGCAGCGGCGCGGCGCGGGCCGCAAACGGCAGATTTTAAGGGGGCTTAAAATCCCCCGGTTACACCTTGCCGCCGGCCACGCCCCGCGTGCCCCCGGGGGCACCGCCGTGCGGCACGGCCCACCGCCCCTGAGCGCGCCATGCACCACCACCTCACACGCACGCACTTGCCCTGCGCGTTTCAATGACGATGAAGCAGCTTGCGCTGGACATTGGCCTGGCCAGTGGCCCGACGCTGGAGAATTTCCATGCCGGCAGCAATGCCCAGGCGCTGCAGCACCTGCGCCTGGCCGTGGGCGAGGCCGGTGCGCCGCGCTCGCCCGTGCCCACCTACCTGTGGGGCGAGGCCGGCACCGGCAAGTCGCACCTGCTGCGCGCGGTGTACGAGGGGCTGCGTGCCCAGGGCGCGCGCGCCGGCTGGCTGGACCCGTCCATGCGCTGGCCCACCGCCTTTGACGACCGCTGGAGCGCCGTGCTGCTGCATGACGTGCACCGCTACAGCGAAGCGCAGCAGGCCGCGGCCTTCAATTGGTTCATCAACGCCATCGACCCGGCCGTGGGCTCGCCGCGCTGGGTGCTCGCCTGCGGCGAGATGCCCCCGGCCGACCTGCCGCTGCGCGACGACCTGCGCACGCGCCTGGCCTGGGGCCACGTGTTTCAGCTGCAGCCGCTGGCCGAGGACGGCCGCCGCGCCGTGCTGCGCCGCCAGGCGCACGAGCGCGGCCTGGTGCTGACGGACGATGTGGTGGATTACATGCTCAGCCACTTCTCGCGCGACCTGGGCAGCCTGTCGCAGCTGCTGGACCGGCTGGACGGCTACGCGCTGCGCACCCAGCGCGCCGTCACCATCCCGCTGCTCAAGACCATGCTGCAGGGCGAGTGAGCCCGCGGCCCGACCTTTGCGTTTTTGCCTTCTTCCATGCCACCTGACACCCCACCGCAGCGCCCGCGCCTGGCCCTGTTCGACCTGGACCACACGCTGCTGCCGCTCGACTCGGACTACGAGTGGGGCGAGTTCACCATCCGCCTAGGCTGGTGCGACCGCACCGAGTTCGGCCGGCGCAACCAGGCCTTCTACGACGACTACGTGGCCGGGCGGCTGGACGTGCACGACTACGTGCGCTTTGCCACCCAGGCCGTGTGCGAGCGCGGCGAGGCCGCCGCCCAGGCCGCGCACGCGCAGTTCATGCGCGAGGTGATCGCCCCGGCCATCCGCGCCGAGGCGCTGGCGCTGCTGCAAAGCCACCGCGATGCCGGCGACGAGGTGGTCATCATCACTGCCACCAACGAGTTCGTGACCCGCCCCATCGCCCAGGCGCTGGGCGTGCAGCACCTGCTGGCCGTCGAGCTGGAGCGCGGCGGCGCACACGGCTGGTACACCGGCGCCATCCGCGGCACGCCCTCCATGCGCGAAGGCAAGGTGCAGCGCATGCAGGAGTGGCTGGCCGCGCGCGGCCAGGGCTGGGCCGACGTGCAGAGCACCTTCTACAGCGACTCCATGAACGACGTGCCCCTGCTGGAGCGCGTGGACCACCCCGTCGCCACCAACCCCGACGCCCGCCTGCGCGCGCTGGCCGCCGAGCGCGGCTGGCGCATCCTGGACCTTTTCGCCCCCACTCCCACACCATGATCAAGACCTTCATCGACAAGCTGCTGGGCAAGAAGGACGGCGCCGCGGGCGCCCGCGCGCCGGCCGCCAAGAACCGCTTCGGCAAGCGCGAGGAAGTGCCCGCCAGCGTGCATGGCATCGACCCGCAGCTGGTGGACCGCCGTGCCTACGACGTGGTGCGCACGCTGCAGGAGGCGGGGCACGAGGCCTACATCGTCGGCGGCGCCGTGCGCGACCTGCTGCTGGGCCTGAAACCCAAGGACTTCGATGTGGCCACCAACGCCACGCCCGAGCAGGTCAAGGCGCTGTTCCGGCGCGCGTTCATCATCGGCAAGCGCTTTCGCATCGTGCACGTGGTGTATGGCCGCGGGCGCGAGAACGAGGTGATCGAGGTCTCCACCTTCCGCGCCTACCTGGACAACACCGCCGCCGAGCAGGTCAAGGGCAACGAGAAGACCAGCAAGGCCCAGCTGGCCGGCATGCAGCACGCCGTGGACGCCAGCGGCCGCGTGCTGCGCGACAACGTCTGGGGCCCGCAGGAGGAAGACGCCGCGCGGCGCGACTTCACCGTCAACGCCATGTACTACGACCCCGAGACGCAGGTCGTGGTGGACTACCACAAGGGCATCCAGGACGCGCAAAAGCGCGTGCTGCGCATGATCGGCGACCCGGCCGCGCGCTACCGCGAAGACCCGGTGCGCATCATCCGCGCCGTGCGCTTCGCGGCCAAGCTCAGCCACCTGGGCTTCGGCCTGGAGCCGCGCACGGCCAAGCCGCTGGTGGCCAGCGAGCACCTGCTGCAGGACGTGCCGCAAAGCCGCCTGTTCGACGAAATGCTCAAGTTGCTGCAGACCGGCCACGCGCTGGCCACCGTCGAGCAGCTGAAGAAGCTGGGTCTGGCGCGCGGCATCTACCCACTGCTGGACGTGGTGGTCGAGCGCGCCGAGGTGCCGCTGGTGCACGCTGCGCTGCAAGACACCGACCGCCGCGTGGCCGAAGGCAAGGCCGTGGCGCCCAGCTTTTTGCTGGCCTGCGTGCTGTGGCAGGACGTGCAAGCCGGCTGGAAGCAGCGCCTGGCGGCGGGCGAGCACGCCTTCCCCGCGCTGCAAGAAGCCATCGACGCCGTGTTCGAGCAGCGCATCGGCGACGTGTCCGGGCGCGGCAAGCTGGCCGCGGACATGCGCGAGATCTGGGTCATGCAGCCGCGCTTTGACCGGCGCACCGGCAACACGCCGTTCGGCATGGTGTCGCACATCCGCTTTCGCGCCGGCTTTGACTTCCTGCGCCTGCGCGCCGAGGTGGAGGAGGTGGGCGACGGGCTGGTGGAGTGGTGGCAGGAGTTCTCCCTCACCGACGACGCGCGCCGCCACGACATGCTGGCCCAGGTGCGCGAGGAAATGCGCCAGCAGCAGCGCAGCCAGCCAAAGAAGGCCGCGCCGCCCGCCCGCCGCGTGCCCGCTGCAGCCCAGGCGGACGGCGAGGGGGAGGGCGACGTGGACGTCGCCGCGCACGAGCAGCACGGCGCCGCCCCGGCCGAGGGCGACGGCCCGGCCAAGAAGCGCCGCCGCCGCCGGCGCAAGAGTGCCGGCAGCGGCGAAGGCGGCAGCGGCGAAGGCGGCAGCGGCGAAGGCGCCGCCGAGTGAGCTGCGCCGGCGTGCAGGCCTGGATCGGCCTGGGGGCCAATCTGGGCGATGCACGCGCCGCGCTGCGCCACGCCCTGCAGCGCATGGCCGGGCTGCCCGGCACGCGCGTGCTGCAGGTCTCGTCGCTGTACCGCAGCGCGCCCGTGGGTGCCGACGGGCCGGATTATCTGAACGCCGTGGCCAGCGTGCAGACCACGCTGCCAGCGCCGCAGCTGTTGCAGGCGCTGCAGCAGATCGAGCTGGAGGCCGGCCGCCAGCGCCCCTATCTGAACGCCCCGCGCACGCTGGACCTGGACGTGCTGCTGTACGGCGACGAGCGCCACGGCACGCCGCTGCTCACCGTGCCCCACCCGCGCATGGCCGAGCGCGCTTTCGTGCTGCTGCCGCTGGCCGAGCTGGCGCCGGAAAAAACAACGGCCGCCCAGTTGGCGGCCGTATCGCACCAGCGCATCGAACGCGTGGCACATGCGTCGGAGTGGCTGCAAGACAAGCCTTGAAGTACTCCTGAAATCATAGCTGTCAGCGCTTGCTCCGGCCCACTTTGCAGGTCAAACGATCCGCAAAGCCGCGCCAGCCAAGCGCCAGCAGCTATGGTTTTTATCAGTCCACCTTGGCGCCGGAGGCCTTCACGACCTGCTGGTACTTGGCGCGCTCGGCGGCCATGAAGGCGTCGAACTGCTCGGGCGTGCTGGACACGGGCTCGGCCAGCAGCGCCTCGAAGCGGGTTTTGGTCTCCGGTGCCTTCAGCGCGTCCACGAAGGCCTTGTTCAGCTTGGCCAGCACCGGCTTGGGGGTGCCCGCAGGGGCCACCAGGCCCCACCACGTGTCGATGGCAAAGCCGGCGTAGGTGTTGGACAGCGGCGGCACGCCGGGCAGCATCGGGCTTTCCTTCTCGGACGTCACGGCCAGCGCCTTGAGCTTGCCCGAGCGGATGTTGGGCGCCGCAGCCGCCAGGTTGTCGATGTTGAAGTCCACCTCGCCGGCCAGCAGCGCCAGCTGCGCCGGGCTGGCGCCGCGGTAGGGGATGTGCAGGGCGTAGATGCCGGCCTTTTGCTTGAACATCTCGCCGGCCAGGTGGCCCGCGCTGCCGTTGCCGCCGCTGCCGTAGTTCAACTTGGCGGGGTTGGCCTTGGCATAGGCCACCAGGTCAGCCACGGTGTTGATCTTCAGCTGCTGGGCGCGGGCGGCGTTCACCACCAGCACGTTGGGCACGCGCACCATCTGCGTGATGCCGGCGAAGTCCTTGGCCGCGTCGTAGGGCATGCGGCTGTACAGCCAGGGGTTCACGGCATGCGTGGCCGTGGCGGCCAGGCCGATGGTCAGCCCGTCCGGTGCGGCCTTGGCCACCACGTCGGCACCGATATTGCCGCCGGCGCCGGCCTTGTTGTCGATCACGACCACGCCCAGCGTGTCGCGCACGCGCTCGGCCAGGGCGCGGGCCGTCACGTCCAGCGGGCCGCCGGGCGCGTAGGGCACCACCAGCCGGATGGGGCTGGAGGACTGGGCATGCAGGGCGGGCGAGGCAGCGGCCGCGGCGGCTGCGATCGAGAGAAGAAAGAGGTTTCTGCGGTTCATAGGGCGCGTATTGTGCAAAAAGTTGCAACGGCATGCTGACGCAGGGGTGCCAGGTTCGCAGCAGCGTCCTACATCGCCGGGCCGGGAGCGCCGCACGATGGGCGGCTCGACGGTTTCCCTTCACACGTCTTCCTCCACCCCAAGGACACCCCATGGCCCACGACGCTCCCGCCGCCCTCGCCGAGTCGCGCTACGCCGACTGCATTGACGCCTGCAACGCCTGCGCAGCCGCCTGCGACTTCTGTAGCGCCGCCTGCCTGCGCGAACCCGATCCCGCGCACATGGCACGCTGCATCCAGCTGGACATGGACTGCGCCGCCGCCTGCCGCCTGGCGGCCGCCGCCATGGCGCGCGAGAGCAGCCACGTGGGCTACATCTGCGAGCTGTGCGCACGCATCTGCGAGGCCTGCGCGCAGGAGTGCAAGTCGCACCCGATGCAGCACTGCCAGGACTGCGCCCAGGCCTGCGAGCGCTGCGCGCGCCTGTGCCGCGAGATGGCGGCGGCCTGATGCGGTTGCCGCACCCGCGCCTCAGGCGCCGTGCTTGTCCGCCTCGGACGTGAACGCGTCGGCGTAGAACTCCTCGGGCGGCAGGCCGCGCTGGGCGCTGTAGCTGCTGCGCGCCGCGTCCACCACCACCGGCGCGCCGCAGGCATAGACCTGGTGGCCCGACAGGTCGGCAAAGTCGTCCAGCACCGCCTGGTGCACGAAGCCGGTGCGGCCCGTCCAACCGTCCTCGGGCAGCGCGTCCGAGACCACGGGCACGTAGCTGAGCTGCGGCAGCTCGGCCAGGCGTTCGCGCACCCAGGCGTCCATGTACAAGTCGCGCGGGCGGCGCCCGCCCCAGTACAGAACGGCCGGGCGCGTCAGGCCCTTGTGCTGCAGGTGCTCGATGAGCGCCTTGATGGGCGCAAAGCCCGTGCCCGAGGCGACGAAGACCATGGGCTTGTCCGAGTCCTCGCGCAGGAAGAAGCTGCCAAACGGCCCTTCCACGCGCAGGATCTCCTTTTC
The DNA window shown above is from Pulveribacter suum and carries:
- the murJ gene encoding murein biosynthesis integral membrane protein MurJ — encoded protein: MSLFKAASTVSLLTLASRVTGLVRDLLMASIFGATALTDAFNVAFRIPNLFRRLFAEGAFSQAFVPVLAGHRAQHGDQATRSLIDAVATALFWVLVATCLLGMWGAPVLVWLLASGLRQSGEGFDAAVFMTRWMFPYIGFMSLVALSAGVLNTWRRFAVPAATPVLLNVSMIAAAWAGAPQLAARGIEPIYAMVGGVMAGGALQLAVQVPALARLGLLPRIGVTWGRVRAAWADPGVRRILALMAPAVLGVGVAQLSLMINTQIASYLTPGSVTWLFYADRLMEFPTSLLGVALGVVLTPQLAAARAAGDSERYSLMLDWGLRIVVLLAVPCAVGLLLFGLPLVATLFHHGALGANDVRQITVALAGYGAGLLGLVAIKVLAPGYYASQDIRTPVRIAIVVLIATQVMNVLFVPWLAHAGLALSIGLGALINAGWLLAGLLHRGSFVPRAGWARLGLQVAVASALLAAFLWWAAGHFDWLALQAQGLQRAGLLALLLVASALIYFGALAASGVKLRQLLRR
- a CDS encoding histidinol-phosphatase, with protein sequence MPPDTPPQRPRLALFDLDHTLLPLDSDYEWGEFTIRLGWCDRTEFGRRNQAFYDDYVAGRLDVHDYVRFATQAVCERGEAAAQAAHAQFMREVIAPAIRAEALALLQSHRDAGDEVVIITATNEFVTRPIAQALGVQHLLAVELERGGAHGWYTGAIRGTPSMREGKVQRMQEWLAARGQGWADVQSTFYSDSMNDVPLLERVDHPVATNPDARLRALAAERGWRILDLFAPTPTP
- the hda gene encoding DnaA regulatory inactivator Hda — translated: MKQLALDIGLASGPTLENFHAGSNAQALQHLRLAVGEAGAPRSPVPTYLWGEAGTGKSHLLRAVYEGLRAQGARAGWLDPSMRWPTAFDDRWSAVLLHDVHRYSEAQQAAAFNWFINAIDPAVGSPRWVLACGEMPPADLPLRDDLRTRLAWGHVFQLQPLAEDGRRAVLRRQAHERGLVLTDDVVDYMLSHFSRDLGSLSQLLDRLDGYALRTQRAVTIPLLKTMLQGE
- a CDS encoding four-helix bundle copper-binding protein; translated protein: MAHDAPAALAESRYADCIDACNACAAACDFCSAACLREPDPAHMARCIQLDMDCAAACRLAAAAMARESSHVGYICELCARICEACAQECKSHPMQHCQDCAQACERCARLCREMAAA
- a CDS encoding SirB1 family protein, giving the protein MPLDYSAPTPLQYFAALVSLEDGQPPALLEAAACLAQDEHPQLDVQQVLADVDALQARLARRLAADAGELQRLRLLNHFFYGELGFAGNPNDYYAPDNSYLHAVLRTRRGIPVSLAVLWLELAQGVGLKAAGVSFPGHFLVKVRVPGGQVVLDPLTGESLSQEALVERLLPLREQQGLQGEEPPLALYLQPASARDILVRMLRNLREIHRAGGDGARLLAVQERLVLLLPEAWSERRDRGLAHAELGHSEQAMQDLQAYLDNARGAADTGAVAELVRALRGR
- the pcnB gene encoding polynucleotide adenylyltransferase PcnB: MIKTFIDKLLGKKDGAAGARAPAAKNRFGKREEVPASVHGIDPQLVDRRAYDVVRTLQEAGHEAYIVGGAVRDLLLGLKPKDFDVATNATPEQVKALFRRAFIIGKRFRIVHVVYGRGRENEVIEVSTFRAYLDNTAAEQVKGNEKTSKAQLAGMQHAVDASGRVLRDNVWGPQEEDAARRDFTVNAMYYDPETQVVVDYHKGIQDAQKRVLRMIGDPAARYREDPVRIIRAVRFAAKLSHLGFGLEPRTAKPLVASEHLLQDVPQSRLFDEMLKLLQTGHALATVEQLKKLGLARGIYPLLDVVVERAEVPLVHAALQDTDRRVAEGKAVAPSFLLACVLWQDVQAGWKQRLAAGEHAFPALQEAIDAVFEQRIGDVSGRGKLAADMREIWVMQPRFDRRTGNTPFGMVSHIRFRAGFDFLRLRAEVEEVGDGLVEWWQEFSLTDDARRHDMLAQVREEMRQQQRSQPKKAAPPARRVPAAAQADGEGEGDVDVAAHEQHGAAPAEGDGPAKKRRRRRRKSAGSGEGGSGEGGSGEGAAE
- the purM gene encoding phosphoribosylformylglycinamidine cyclo-ligase; this translates as MSSFAPMSTTTSTPISYKDAGVDIDAGDALVERIKPLAKKTLREGVMAGIGGFGALFEVPKRYAEPVLVSGTDGVGTKLKLAFEWNMHDTVGIDLVAMSVNDVLVQGAEPLFFLDYFACGRLDVDTAAAVVGGIARGCELSGCALIGGETAEMPGMYPEGEYDLAGFAVGVVEKAKILNGAAVQAGDVVLGLASSGVHSNGFSLVRKCIERAAGSLPETLDGKPFREAVMAPTRLYVKSVLAALAAHPHGENGSAGIKALAHITGGGLLENIPRVLPQGLAAHLQAGSWPQSQLFAWLQQTAGIDDIEMNRTFNNGIGMVLVVAASAADAVRAALAAQGETVHVIGRIAERGDGPAVAVA
- the folK gene encoding 2-amino-4-hydroxy-6-hydroxymethyldihydropteridine diphosphokinase; this encodes MSCAGVQAWIGLGANLGDARAALRHALQRMAGLPGTRVLQVSSLYRSAPVGADGPDYLNAVASVQTTLPAPQLLQALQQIELEAGRQRPYLNAPRTLDLDVLLYGDERHGTPLLTVPHPRMAERAFVLLPLAELAPEKTTAAQLAAVSHQRIERVAHASEWLQDKP
- the rpsT gene encoding 30S ribosomal protein S20 — protein: MASAKPKKKNPRLASGRKRARQGVKLNAANTSLRSKYRTAVKNVEKAVLAGDKTKATELFAKAQSVLDTIADKGIFHKNKAARDKSRLSAKVKALATAAA
- a CDS encoding universal stress protein; translation: MTILVAYVARPEGQAALDKAIEIATRRNERLVVVNAGPGGRGEDPSIVNGYEVERVEERLAKLPIEAEFKQFVRGKSAIDEIDEMVAQLQVSVLVIGLRKRSPVGKLLMGSMAQEILLTVDCPVLAVKAT
- a CDS encoding Bug family tripartite tricarboxylate transporter substrate binding protein translates to MNRRNLFLLSIAAAAAAASPALHAQSSSPIRLVVPYAPGGPLDVTARALAERVRDTLGVVVIDNKAGAGGNIGADVVAKAAPDGLTIGLAATATHAVNPWLYSRMPYDAAKDFAGITQMVRVPNVLVVNAARAQQLKINTVADLVAYAKANPAKLNYGSGGNGSAGHLAGEMFKQKAGIYALHIPYRGASPAQLALLAGEVDFNIDNLAAAAPNIRSGKLKALAVTSEKESPMLPGVPPLSNTYAGFAIDTWWGLVAPAGTPKPVLAKLNKAFVDALKAPETKTRFEALLAEPVSSTPEQFDAFMAAERAKYQQVVKASGAKVD
- a CDS encoding AI-2E family transporter, with the translated sequence MTDGPRPPSDPAPGGLVALDDTPTPPAYRERPSASAGSHPRKPPSRGVQIASYLLMAATLLLVMLHGMLPGLLTVCLGFLLTRWLAARLIWMRRGSYAGSLAAALVMLSPLLLLVLALSHSRSYFLAAPAQYRELLDFLARTVLELRLKLPPDIAAQLPEGAAEIQRALAAYLGAKAGTLALAGRVWLAGVLYAYVGLLIGALAAVRARGRAHGPLAQELTLRVARMGDAFRQIVAAQFWIASFNTLLTAIFLLAVLPLWDLRLPYTPALITLTFLAGLVPIVGNLLCNAVITLVGLSVSPAAAVACLGFLILIHKAEYVINAKVVGQRTHMGVWELLSVMFVAEAVFGPAGLVAAPLFYAYLKKELQAARLV